A region from the Clostridium beijerinckii genome encodes:
- a CDS encoding adenosylcobinamide-GDP ribazoletransferase encodes MKKLYKGFLMALSMFTVLPTPYIEWDDDGVKNMMKFYPTIGLIVGIIWSIVYYLISFINVSIILKSVIIMMVPFVVTGMLHLDGFMDVCDAILSRRDKKEKLRILKDSTIGAFAVISLLILFFLQFGGVYSILEKKISFFTLILIPITSRSVVAYFLLSRTTIKESTLGTYFKKGTNAQDKILMIVSLALMIMVSFALMGNYGILLVSSITLGIIWSVEKCKKEFGGISGDVAGFALVLGEVIGILALGIIL; translated from the coding sequence ATGAAGAAACTATACAAAGGATTTTTAATGGCACTAAGTATGTTTACTGTGCTTCCAACACCATATATTGAATGGGATGATGATGGCGTTAAAAATATGATGAAATTCTATCCAACTATTGGGTTGATAGTTGGAATTATATGGAGCATAGTATATTATTTAATTAGCTTTATAAATGTTTCAATTATTTTAAAAAGTGTAATAATTATGATGGTGCCATTTGTAGTAACAGGAATGCTACATTTAGATGGATTTATGGATGTTTGTGATGCAATTCTCTCAAGAAGAGATAAAAAAGAAAAGCTTAGAATATTAAAGGATTCTACAATCGGAGCATTTGCGGTAATATCATTATTAATTTTATTTTTTTTACAATTTGGAGGCGTGTATTCTATTTTAGAAAAAAAAATTTCCTTTTTTACATTAATATTAATTCCTATAACAAGTAGAAGTGTTGTAGCGTATTTTCTTTTAAGCAGAACTACAATAAAAGAAAGTACCCTTGGAACTTATTTCAAAAAAGGAACTAATGCTCAAGATAAAATACTTATGATAGTTTCATTAGCATTAATGATTATGGTTTCATTTGCTTTGATGGGGAATTATGGAATATTATTAGTTTCATCAATAACCCTAGGAATTATATGGTCAGTGGAGAAGTGTAAAAAGGAATTTGGTGGAATATCAGGAGATGTAGCTGGATTTGCATTAGTTTTAGGTGAAGTAATAGGAATATTAGCTTTAGGTATAATATTATAG
- a CDS encoding GGDEF domain-containing protein, which yields MNYEIFQLLIENIPQPIWIKDLELRFIYANDEYKKIHKGKVKDFIGLKNEEVFDDSLAQEYNNQCNSVIKNLEPRIEEGYVDGVYRKCTIFPLIDTDGCIKAIAGIDTNIEIVKEKDKVIEDQENILKVIVDTLPGMVFYKDIEGKYIYTNEEYSEFHKKNDVHDLIGKNDFDIQVSNELAITFVKHDQEIIKNKRPIFTDLLISNEDGKKIYREVIKKPVIDKDKKTIGIVGLVLDVTEKKEIEERLRYLSYTDILTGAYNRTYFEEKAQELLAEEYLPVGVIMGDVNGLKITNDTVGHVEGDKLLQIIVKVLKDSCKEEDLVFRIGGDEFVILIPNTSKDECKIIINKILDNCKEYKNQLIDISIALGTSVTSNLEKSVYDILKEAEDKVYRHKLLQQNSINSSIMYSLKMGLETKSVETEEHTERVLENAISIGEKLSLSMSEMDELLIVAHLHDIGKIGISEEILLKPSKLTDKEFETIKTHTEKGYRIIKASNQLDSIARGVLTHHERWDGNGYPLRLKGEEIPLVARIVSVADSYDVMTHDRVYKKAMSMEDAVDELKICSGRHFDPEIVSVFIEYLEENKKDG from the coding sequence ATGAACTATGAAATATTTCAATTATTAATAGAAAATATTCCACAACCTATATGGATAAAGGATTTGGAACTAAGATTTATATATGCAAATGATGAATATAAAAAAATACATAAAGGAAAAGTTAAAGACTTTATCGGGCTAAAAAATGAAGAGGTTTTTGATGACTCATTAGCTCAAGAATATAATAATCAATGTAATTCAGTTATAAAAAATTTGGAACCAAGAATTGAAGAAGGATATGTAGATGGAGTGTATAGGAAGTGTACTATATTCCCATTAATAGATACAGATGGTTGCATCAAAGCTATAGCAGGCATAGATACTAATATAGAAATTGTAAAAGAAAAAGATAAAGTGATAGAAGATCAGGAAAATATATTAAAAGTAATAGTAGATACATTGCCAGGAATGGTTTTTTATAAGGATATAGAAGGCAAATACATTTATACAAATGAAGAATATAGTGAGTTTCATAAAAAAAATGATGTACATGATTTGATAGGAAAGAATGATTTTGATATACAAGTTAGTAACGAGTTAGCGATTACATTTGTCAAACATGATCAAGAAATAATAAAAAATAAAAGGCCTATCTTCACAGATCTATTAATTAGTAATGAAGATGGGAAAAAAATATATCGCGAAGTAATAAAGAAACCTGTTATAGATAAAGATAAAAAAACGATTGGTATTGTTGGACTTGTTCTAGATGTTACTGAAAAAAAAGAAATCGAAGAAAGATTAAGATATTTAAGTTATACAGATATTTTGACAGGTGCATATAACAGAACTTACTTTGAAGAGAAGGCACAGGAACTTCTAGCAGAGGAATATCTTCCAGTTGGTGTAATTATGGGTGACGTTAATGGATTAAAAATAACAAATGATACAGTAGGTCATGTAGAAGGTGATAAATTATTACAGATAATAGTCAAAGTATTGAAGGATTCATGTAAAGAAGAGGATTTAGTTTTTAGAATTGGCGGAGATGAATTTGTGATACTAATTCCAAATACTAGTAAAGATGAATGTAAAATTATAATAAATAAAATTTTGGATAATTGTAAGGAATATAAGAATCAGCTAATTGATATAAGTATAGCACTCGGAACATCAGTAACTAGTAATTTAGAGAAGAGTGTATATGATATATTAAAGGAAGCAGAGGATAAAGTATATCGTCACAAATTGTTGCAACAAAACAGTATTAATAGTTCTATAATGTATTCATTAAAGATGGGGCTTGAAACTAAGAGCGTAGAGACAGAAGAACATACGGAAAGAGTATTAGAAAATGCAATTTCTATAGGTGAAAAATTATCTTTATCAATGTCTGAAATGGATGAATTATTAATAGTAGCTCATTTACATGATATAGGAAAGATTGGTATAAGTGAAGAAATATTACTTAAGCCTAGTAAATTAACTGATAAGGAATTTGAAACAATTAAAACTCATACAGAGAAAGGGTACAGGATAATAAAGGCATCTAATCAATTAGATAGTATTGCTAGAGGTGTTCTAACTCATCATGAAAGGTGGGATGGAAATGGATATCCTCTCAGGTTGAAAGGTGAAGAGATACCTTTAGTAGCTAGAATTGTAAGTGTGGCAGATTCTTATGATGTCATGACTCATGATAGAGTATACAAAAAGGCCATGAGCATGGAAGACGCAGTTGACGAACTAAAAATATGTTCCGGAAGACACTTTGACCCTGAGATAGTAAGCGTATTTATAGAATATTTGGAAGAAAATAAAAAGGATGGTTAA
- a CDS encoding IS4 family transposase: MDKLANRSVFRKLIKLIDGNIGRKLRKANNEYKYSKCYTGRDHILTMLFLQISGCDGLRDINAKYKNSSKISKDFNMPSYSQISRLNKSKSSDLFRNVFEELLVKADKEMNSSVKIKNFKDIKIIDSSVVSIGKGLAPELYYEDEKSAIRISTLLSFGTKLPDKISIRPAKVGERSCIDGYVNSDKNIYLFDKGYFKYSWYDEMSHYNYKFITRQQSNSVTEEYLSIYTGVDNLYDYIVTMGSDYSKNKTKYKYREILYFTKDSDEEFRLVTNIFDMPAEDIVSLYKKRWDIELFFKWIKQHLTIKKWVGRTLNAITIQIYSALIIYILLLLIKYRFKSNLSTFDVLRKFQTNILERYALRNILLL, from the coding sequence ATGGATAAACTTGCAAATAGAAGTGTGTTTAGAAAATTAATTAAACTTATTGATGGGAATATTGGAAGAAAATTAAGAAAAGCGAATAATGAATATAAATACTCAAAGTGTTATACAGGTCGGGATCATATTCTAACAATGTTGTTTTTACAAATCTCCGGCTGTGATGGCTTAAGAGATATTAATGCTAAATATAAAAATTCATCGAAGATAAGTAAGGATTTCAACATGCCAAGTTATTCCCAAATATCTAGATTAAATAAGAGTAAGTCATCAGATTTATTTAGAAATGTTTTCGAAGAATTATTGGTAAAAGCTGATAAAGAAATGAATTCTTCAGTTAAAATAAAAAACTTTAAAGATATTAAAATAATAGATTCATCAGTAGTTAGTATAGGTAAGGGCTTAGCCCCTGAACTCTATTATGAAGATGAAAAATCTGCTATTAGAATTAGTACTCTTTTATCATTTGGAACTAAGTTACCTGATAAAATTAGCATCCGCCCTGCTAAAGTAGGAGAACGTAGTTGTATTGACGGCTATGTTAATTCGGATAAAAATATATATTTATTTGATAAGGGATATTTTAAGTACTCTTGGTATGATGAGATGAGTCATTATAATTATAAATTTATCACAAGACAACAAAGCAACTCTGTTACGGAGGAGTATTTATCCATTTATACTGGAGTAGATAATCTATATGATTATATTGTTACAATGGGGTCTGATTATAGTAAAAATAAAACTAAATATAAATATAGAGAGATTCTATATTTTACTAAGGACTCCGACGAAGAATTCCGTTTAGTTACTAACATATTCGATATGCCAGCTGAAGACATAGTATCTCTCTATAAAAAGCGTTGGGATATTGAGTTATTCTTTAAATGGATAAAACAACATCTGACCATTAAAAAATGGGTCGGAAGAACCCTTAACGCAATAACCATACAAATATATAGTGCCCTTATTATCTATATTTTATTACTTTTAATAAAATATAGATTTAAAAGTAATTTAAGCACTTTTGATGTACTCCGAAAGTTTCAGACTAATATATTAGAAAGATATGCTCTAAGGAATATTTTGTTACTGTGA
- a CDS encoding adenosylcobinamide-phosphate synthase has protein sequence MIELSIGFILDLIIGDPNNPFHPVRGIGYIAKKLEYVFRSILKNYLKAAGLIVWIFTVLITFGVAFEIVNISRKFNIYFGIILEGILIYFCIASKGLVVEGYKVIKFLLKEDINGARKQLSFIVGRDTTSLNKEGIIRAVVETIAENMADGIIAPLFYAGVFGAPLAFAYKAVNTLDSMFGYKNDKYMDFGYFPAKLDDVFNYIPARITGFLIVLASAILKYDYKNSFKIYKRDRYNHTSPNSAHPEAAIAGALRVQLGGANYYFGKLVEKPTIGDKLKEIDINDVHKTAKVLYLSSFMGFGLALVIRELVGLLFR, from the coding sequence ATGATTGAATTAAGCATAGGATTTATTTTAGACTTAATAATTGGAGATCCTAATAATCCATTTCACCCAGTTAGAGGAATTGGATATATTGCAAAAAAACTTGAATATGTATTTAGAAGTATTTTAAAGAATTATTTAAAAGCCGCAGGACTTATTGTTTGGATATTTACAGTTTTAATAACATTTGGAGTTGCATTTGAAATTGTAAATATATCTAGAAAATTTAATATTTATTTTGGAATTATTTTAGAAGGAATTTTGATATATTTTTGTATAGCTTCAAAAGGACTAGTAGTTGAGGGATATAAGGTAATTAAATTCTTATTAAAAGAAGATATAAATGGTGCAAGAAAACAATTATCGTTTATTGTAGGGCGTGATACTACAAGTTTGAATAAAGAAGGAATAATAAGAGCTGTAGTTGAAACCATAGCAGAGAATATGGCAGATGGTATAATAGCACCTTTATTTTATGCAGGAGTTTTTGGTGCACCATTAGCTTTCGCATATAAAGCTGTTAATACACTCGATTCAATGTTTGGATATAAAAATGATAAATACATGGATTTTGGATATTTTCCAGCCAAATTGGATGATGTCTTTAATTATATTCCAGCTAGAATAACTGGTTTCTTAATAGTACTAGCTTCTGCAATCTTAAAATATGATTATAAAAATAGCTTTAAGATTTATAAAAGAGATAGATATAATCATACAAGTCCTAATAGTGCACATCCAGAAGCAGCAATAGCTGGAGCCTTGAGAGTACAACTTGGAGGAGCAAATTATTATTTTGGAAAACTTGTAGAAAAGCCTACAATAGGTGATAAGCTTAAGGAAATTGATATTAATGATGTTCATAAAACGGCTAAAGTTCTTTATTTATCTTCCTTCATGGGATTTGGACTTGCATTAGTAATTAGAGAACTAGTAGGGCTATTATTTAGGTAG
- the cobT gene encoding nicotinate-nucleotide--dimethylbenzimidazole phosphoribosyltransferase — MNSNLKQLNNIINEIEDVNKEIIIEADRRMTSLAKPLKSLGKLEEIAIKLSGITGQVKNKITKKVVIIMSSDNGVVEEGVASAPQSVTLAQTINFTKGLTGVAVLSKANNTELMVVDVGINCDFNHPDVINKKIRKSTYNMTKGPAMSYEEARKAILIGIECVKDAKNLGYEIIGVGEMGIGNTSTSSAVLSSLTDIKVEDVVGRGGGITDETFEWKKVVIKKAIELNKPIKEDPIDVVSKVGGFDIAAMAGVFLGSAYYKIPVVIDGFISVVAALIAFRLNPKTREYMFTSHSSRELGFNVVMKELDLSPILNLDMALGEGSGCPLAFSIIDSACAIMNNMATFEEAEINDSYLDELKEMDNM, encoded by the coding sequence TTGAATTCTAATTTGAAGCAATTAAATAATATTATAAATGAAATAGAAGATGTAAATAAGGAAATAATAATAGAAGCAGATAGAAGAATGACTTCACTTGCAAAGCCATTAAAGAGTTTAGGAAAATTAGAAGAAATAGCAATAAAGCTTTCTGGTATTACAGGTCAGGTAAAGAACAAGATTACCAAAAAAGTCGTTATAATAATGTCTTCAGATAATGGTGTTGTTGAAGAAGGAGTTGCGTCAGCACCACAATCTGTGACATTAGCTCAAACTATCAATTTTACTAAAGGGCTAACGGGTGTTGCAGTTCTTTCAAAAGCAAATAATACAGAACTTATGGTTGTTGATGTTGGAATTAACTGTGATTTTAATCATCCAGATGTAATTAATAAAAAAATAAGAAAATCTACATATAATATGACTAAAGGTCCTGCTATGAGTTATGAAGAAGCTAGAAAAGCAATATTAATTGGAATTGAATGTGTCAAAGATGCAAAAAATTTAGGCTATGAAATCATTGGAGTTGGAGAAATGGGTATAGGAAATACTTCAACAAGCAGCGCGGTTTTATCATCTTTAACAGATATTAAAGTGGAAGATGTAGTAGGACGAGGCGGTGGAATTACAGACGAAACTTTCGAATGGAAAAAGGTAGTTATTAAGAAAGCTATAGAACTAAACAAACCAATTAAAGAAGATCCAATAGACGTAGTTTCTAAAGTTGGAGGATTTGATATAGCAGCTATGGCAGGAGTATTTTTAGGATCAGCTTATTATAAAATTCCAGTTGTTATAGATGGATTCATTTCGGTAGTTGCTGCACTTATTGCTTTTAGACTAAATCCAAAAACAAGAGAGTATATGTTTACTTCACATAGTTCAAGGGAATTAGGATTTAACGTGGTAATGAAAGAATTAGATTTAAGTCCAATTTTAAATTTAGATATGGCCCTTGGAGAAGGAAGTGGATGTCCATTAGCATTTTCGATAATTGACTCAGCATGTGCAATAATGAATAATATGGCAACTTTTGAAGAAGCAGAAATTAATGATAGTTATTTAGATGAACTTAAAGAAATGGATAATATGTAG
- a CDS encoding cob(I)yrinic acid a,c-diamide adenosyltransferase, with protein sequence MELGLIHIYCGDGKGKTTAAMGLGMRAVGRNKKVLLTQFLKDNETGELNSIEKLGANFEVFKGIPVKKFFKFMSPEEQMETRKEHEERFGKVTKKAIDENIDLLILDEIIASTNLELVPLDKVVEFLKNKPKELEVVLTGRNPDQKLVQLADYVSEIKAVKHPYEKGINSRIGIEK encoded by the coding sequence ATGGAACTAGGACTTATTCATATTTATTGTGGAGATGGAAAAGGAAAGACTACAGCTGCAATGGGACTTGGAATGAGAGCTGTAGGTCGTAATAAGAAAGTTTTATTAACTCAATTTTTAAAGGATAATGAAACGGGTGAACTAAATTCTATTGAAAAACTTGGAGCAAACTTTGAAGTATTTAAAGGGATTCCAGTAAAGAAATTTTTTAAATTTATGAGCCCAGAAGAACAAATGGAGACTAGAAAAGAACATGAAGAGAGATTTGGGAAAGTTACTAAAAAAGCTATAGATGAAAATATTGATTTACTTATATTAGATGAAATAATTGCATCAACTAATCTGGAGTTAGTGCCTTTAGACAAAGTGGTAGAATTTCTTAAAAACAAGCCAAAAGAGTTAGAAGTAGTTTTAACAGGACGGAATCCTGATCAAAAATTAGTACAACTTGCAGATTATGTTTCTGAAATTAAGGCTGTGAAACATCCATATGAAAAAGGTATAAATTCAAGAATAGGTATAGAAAAGTAA
- a CDS encoding glyoxalase — protein sequence MGIKMIHHVCIQTNNYKESLEFYTKILGFNIIQETKNFHNRNFNTWLKLGTFMIELQTGKKEDKLNNWDKLNEGIVHMCFLVDNLEEEFDRIKELGYNNFKLKNGEALYRIENSYLFKIKAPEGTEIEMRDREI from the coding sequence ATGGGAATAAAAATGATACATCATGTATGTATTCAAACTAATAATTATAAAGAATCTCTTGAATTTTATACTAAGATTTTGGGGTTTAATATTATACAAGAAACAAAGAATTTTCATAATAGAAATTTTAATACATGGTTAAAATTAGGCACATTTATGATTGAACTGCAAACTGGAAAAAAGGAAGATAAGTTAAATAATTGGGATAAATTAAATGAAGGAATAGTCCATATGTGTTTTTTAGTAGATAATTTAGAAGAAGAATTTGATAGAATAAAAGAACTCGGTTATAACAATTTTAAACTTAAAAATGGAGAAGCACTGTATAGAATTGAAAACAGTTATTTATTTAAAATAAAAGCCCCAGAAGGTACTGAAATTGAAATGCGAGATAGAGAAATATAA
- the cobJ gene encoding precorrin-3B C(17)-methyltransferase, which yields MGKLRVIGIGPGSIENMSLRALKAIEDSDVIVGYNKYIDMIKELVKDKELYSTGMKGEKTRCKEALSLCKDKNVALISTGDAGIYGMAGLILELRENEDVEIIPGITASSAAGSVIGAPLMHDNCNISLSDLMTPYEDIKKRVKLAAEGDFIISLYNPKSKGRPEYLRECIDIIKEFREDSTPIAVIRHALREGQSYKLFTIGDFDTEIVDMMSIVIVGNSKSYYKDGKFITPRGYENKREK from the coding sequence ATGGGAAAATTAAGAGTTATAGGAATAGGTCCTGGAAGTATAGAAAATATGAGTCTAAGGGCTTTAAAAGCAATTGAAGATAGTGATGTTATTGTGGGATATAATAAGTATATAGATATGATAAAAGAGTTAGTTAAAGATAAAGAATTATATTCAACAGGAATGAAAGGTGAAAAAACTAGATGTAAGGAAGCCTTAAGTTTATGTAAAGACAAAAATGTAGCATTAATAAGTACAGGAGATGCTGGGATTTATGGAATGGCAGGATTAATACTTGAACTTAGAGAAAATGAAGATGTTGAAATAATTCCAGGTATAACTGCATCAAGTGCAGCAGGGTCTGTCATTGGAGCGCCACTTATGCATGATAACTGCAATATTAGCTTAAGTGATCTTATGACACCTTATGAAGATATAAAAAAGAGGGTGAAATTAGCGGCTGAAGGAGATTTTATAATATCTTTATATAATCCAAAGAGTAAGGGGAGACCTGAATATTTAAGGGAATGTATAGATATAATAAAAGAATTCAGAGAAGATTCTACCCCAATAGCAGTGATAAGACATGCACTTCGAGAAGGTCAAAGCTATAAATTATTTACAATTGGAGATTTTGATACTGAAATAGTAGATATGATGTCAATTGTAATAGTTGGGAATTCAAAGAGTTACTATAAAGATGGAAAATTTATAACACCTAGAGGCTATGAAAATAAGAGAGAAAAATAG
- a CDS encoding adenosylcobinamide kinase/adenosylcobinamide phosphate guanyltransferase, which yields MNYLIIGGSKSGKSEVGEKIALTLSRESKSMIWCKSRAKQKNMRRVSLDKVIYIATMKPYDKEDEQRIKKHIQNREGLNFITLEVQRNLHEIINNIKSDDTVLLDSITSLLTNEMFIGNEIINNPSTNILNGLKQIIKKAQNTVVVSDYIFNDAIEYDEITEKFKRELAIINKELAKSCDNVIECSFGNVKYLKSVKETGL from the coding sequence ATGAATTATTTAATAATTGGAGGCTCTAAAAGTGGTAAATCTGAAGTTGGTGAAAAAATAGCATTAACTTTAAGCAGAGAATCTAAATCTATGATTTGGTGTAAGTCACGTGCTAAGCAAAAGAATATGAGGAGAGTTTCATTAGATAAGGTTATATATATTGCAACTATGAAGCCTTATGATAAAGAAGATGAACAAAGAATAAAGAAACACATACAAAATAGAGAAGGATTAAATTTTATAACTTTAGAAGTACAAAGAAATCTGCATGAAATAATTAATAATATTAAATCTGATGATACAGTATTACTAGATAGCATTACATCACTTTTAACTAATGAAATGTTTATAGGAAACGAGATTATAAACAATCCTTCAACAAACATATTAAATGGACTCAAACAAATTATAAAAAAAGCCCAAAATACGGTGGTTGTAAGTGATTATATATTTAACGATGCTATAGAGTATGATGAAATAACAGAAAAATTTAAAAGAGAATTAGCTATTATAAATAAAGAATTAGCAAAATCTTGTGATAATGTTATTGAATGTAGCTTTGGAAATGTAAAATACCTTAAATCAGTTAAGGAGACTGGCTTATGA
- a CDS encoding histidine phosphatase family protein produces the protein MNEIKLYLIRHGKTYCNEKQLYCGKSDIDLSETGIFELRENIKKFKYPKCDFYFTSGAKRANQTIEILCPGNKYDILEKFFEYDFGDFELKSYEDLKLLREYIDWIDDKEGKIKCPNGESRVEFRKRIKEGFIELIEYFIKENIKTAFGVTHGGSIGIILEVLYDDKKKFYEWQPKNGQGYELTIEIKENKQFIIKKVSQVK, from the coding sequence ATGAATGAAATTAAGTTATACCTAATCAGACATGGAAAAACTTATTGTAATGAAAAACAATTATATTGTGGGAAAAGCGATATAGATTTAAGCGAAACCGGAATTTTTGAGTTAAGAGAAAACATAAAAAAATTTAAATATCCAAAATGTGATTTTTATTTTACTAGTGGAGCAAAAAGAGCAAATCAAACAATAGAAATTCTTTGCCCGGGAAATAAATATGATATTTTAGAGAAATTTTTCGAATATGATTTTGGAGATTTTGAGTTAAAATCATATGAAGATTTAAAACTATTAAGAGAATACATAGATTGGATAGATGATAAAGAAGGAAAGATAAAATGTCCAAATGGGGAAAGCAGAGTTGAATTTAGAAAAAGAATTAAAGAGGGCTTTATAGAACTCATAGAATATTTTATAAAAGAAAATATAAAAACAGCATTTGGAGTAACTCATGGTGGAAGTATAGGAATTATATTAGAAGTGTTATATGATGATAAAAAGAAATTTTATGAATGGCAGCCTAAAAATGGTCAAGGATATGAATTAACTATAGAAATAAAAGAAAATAAACAATTTATAATAAAAAAGGTATCTCAAGTAAAATAA
- a CDS encoding N-acetyltransferase — MELLETERLILRSWNRSDYLDLFEYASDNRVGPNAGWPIHKNEEESKEIIEKFIENNDSYAIVLKSESKVIGGIGMHKRIPDEKLKHLNQREIGYVLNPKYWGNEYIPEAVRFLLKYGFDKMNLDLIWCNHYNFNFKSKRVIEKCGFNYKFNREISVELLNNKLVNELFYNILKNEYYSDLNKNRRTLWE, encoded by the coding sequence ATGGAGCTATTAGAAACGGAGAGGTTAATCTTAAGAAGCTGGAATAGAAGTGATTACTTAGATTTATTTGAATATGCAAGTGATAATAGAGTTGGACCTAATGCAGGCTGGCCTATTCATAAAAATGAAGAGGAGAGTAAAGAAATCATTGAAAAGTTTATTGAAAATAATGATTCTTATGCAATTGTATTGAAATCTGAAAGTAAAGTAATTGGTGGAATTGGAATGCACAAGAGAATTCCAGATGAAAAACTTAAACACCTAAATCAAAGAGAAATTGGGTATGTATTAAATCCTAAATATTGGGGAAATGAATATATTCCAGAGGCAGTAAGATTTCTATTAAAATATGGATTCGATAAAATGAACTTAGATTTAATTTGGTGTAATCATTATAATTTTAATTTTAAATCTAAGAGAGTAATTGAAAAATGTGGATTTAATTACAAGTTCAATAGAGAGATATCAGTGGAATTATTAAATAATAAATTAGTTAATGAGCTATTTTATAACATATTGAAAAATGAATATTATTCAGATTTAAATAAAAATAGGAGGACATTATGGGAATAA
- a CDS encoding cobalamin biosynthesis protein CobU, translating into MILIFGGAYNGKLEFVKEKYNIKNEDIFFCIDEHLKFDKKVLCGLHVFTRSCVLNKINSVELLEANINSLKDKIIICDEINSGIVPIEKQDRAWREETGRVLQFLTKHSSSVYRIFFGLQEKLK; encoded by the coding sequence ATGATACTGATTTTTGGTGGAGCTTATAATGGAAAATTGGAATTTGTAAAAGAAAAATATAATATAAAAAATGAAGACATATTTTTTTGCATAGACGAACATTTAAAGTTTGATAAAAAAGTTTTATGTGGATTACATGTTTTCACAAGATCTTGTGTTTTAAATAAAATTAATTCAGTGGAGCTTTTAGAAGCTAATATAAATTCTTTAAAAGATAAGATAATAATTTGTGATGAAATAAATTCAGGAATTGTTCCTATAGAAAAGCAAGATAGAGCTTGGAGAGAAGAAACAGGGCGTGTATTGCAATTTCTAACAAAACATTCTTCATCCGTTTATAGGATATTCTTTGGATTACAAGAAAAATTGAAGTAA
- a CDS encoding cobalt-precorrin-6A reductase, producing the protein MIGFILGTSEGRKILSLINKYTHEIAVTTATIYGGELLKEFNIKVLNTKPLNKEEMSNWIRINKIDVLVDASHPYAQEVTKTASECANDLKIQYVRYERQGILENITDEDIIRVKNYDEAIEIIKRIDGNILNTTGGNNVSKFLKLDFKYRVIHRILPSPKVLTKIVEAGLSIKDIIALQGPISYELEKAFINQYDVKAILTKDSGLEGGVLEKLKAARECKIKLIVIERPKFTGDLIFYNEEELVEYLISEYNLKQLK; encoded by the coding sequence ATGATTGGGTTTATTCTAGGAACTTCAGAAGGACGAAAAATTTTGTCTTTAATAAATAAATATACACATGAGATTGCAGTTACAACAGCTACAATTTATGGTGGTGAGTTACTTAAAGAATTTAATATTAAAGTATTAAATACAAAACCTTTGAATAAAGAAGAAATGTCAAATTGGATCAGAATTAATAAAATCGATGTTTTAGTTGATGCTTCCCATCCGTATGCACAGGAAGTTACTAAAACTGCGTCAGAATGCGCAAATGATCTTAAAATTCAATATGTGAGATATGAAAGACAAGGGATACTAGAAAATATTACGGATGAAGATATTATAAGAGTAAAAAATTATGATGAAGCTATTGAGATTATAAAAAGAATAGATGGAAATATCTTAAATACTACAGGTGGAAATAATGTTTCTAAGTTTTTGAAATTAGATTTTAAATATAGAGTTATACATAGAATTTTACCATCTCCTAAAGTTTTGACAAAGATAGTAGAAGCGGGACTTAGTATTAAAGATATTATCGCACTTCAAGGGCCCATATCTTATGAACTTGAAAAAGCTTTTATAAATCAATATGATGTTAAAGCAATTTTAACTAAAGATAGTGGACTTGAAGGTGGAGTGTTAGAAAAACTTAAGGCTGCTCGTGAATGTAAAATTAAATTAATAGTAATAGAAAGACCAAAATTTACAGGGGATTTGATATTTTATAATGAAGAAGAATTAGTTGAATATTTAATAAGTGAATATAATTTAAAGCAACTTAAATAG